CAAATAATGGATTTACTTCATTCCAACCATTTGTTAAAGGATTAGATGAAGTGCTTCTTATAACGTTTATGCTTCCAGAGTTATTAAATACAATGTTAGAATCTAGAACAAGGTTAGTAACAGGTTCTGCCAATATCCCCAAAGCCCATTTATTAGATTTTGAATAGGAAATATTACTCAATATTTTTACATTATCAGATACATTTACTCCAATTCCACCTGGGTTTCCATGCTTAGTTGTGGCATTATAAAAAACGGTATTGTGTTCTATGGTTACATCATTAGTATGATGACAAACTATTCCGCTAGCCCCATTTTTATAAGATAAATTATTTGCTATTAGGATTTCTCCATGTGTGTAGGTGTCCTTATTCCGTGTAAGAAATATTCCAGTTCCTTCATCTATTTCTAAATGGACAAATGTTTTTGTTGGATTCCAAGAAATAAGTCTATTTCCATTTTGGTAAACTTCATTTTCAGCAATAATGATTTTGGTTCCAGTAAAGGTATCTCCTGATGGCCTTACAGTTGCTTCACTTATAGTAATAGCACCTACGCCTTGAGTAGTCCAAAAAGTATTATTATAAACTTTGTTTTTAGAAATGGTAATATAATCAGATTGCTGTGCTCTTATGGCAGCAGAGGGTACATTTTTAATTATATTTCCAATAAATTCTATGTGATGAGATTTGTTGGCAACCAAAGCTCTACCGTTATACTCAATAGGCTTTTCAATTGTATTATTTGAACTAGATGGCTGATTTATAGATGTCCCTATAATATATGGGTCTGTTATATCAATGCCCATTTCAGCTTCTAAGTCATGGATAACGCCATTTGTATCTTTATATAACCCCCAAGCATCTTCTGCTTGTTGTTGAGTTATACTATCAGCGATACCATCAAAAATAAAATCTTGTATTTTTATATATGAAGAGTTCTGAATTAAAAAACCGTAGATACCATCAAATTCAATAAAAACTTGTTCGTTCTCATATGGGGTAAAAGTTATATAATTACCTATTGTTCCGTTTATGTTTGATAATCTAGCTACCGGTTCTCCTGTCCAAATGTCATTATCACCAAAGTCAGAGTTTTGATAGGTTCCAGCTCTTACTAAAATCGTATCACCAGGCATGGCTTGGTCTCCAGCATATTTTATAGTGCCATATGGATTAGTAATACTTCCATCACCTGTACTATTGCTTCCTGTAGTACTAACAAAAATTTGATTTTGACCGTAACATATTCCAGTCATAAGAAGTGTGGTTAATATTATTATTATTATTTTCATTTTGTTAATTTTTGTTAACCTTGGGA
The nucleotide sequence above comes from Flavobacteriales bacterium. Encoded proteins:
- a CDS encoding T9SS type A sorting domain-containing protein, which translates into the protein MKIIIIILTTLLMTGICYGQNQIFVSTTGSNSTGDGSITNPYGTIKYAGDQAMPGDTILVRAGTYQNSDFGDNDIWTGEPVARLSNINGTIGNYITFTPYENEQVFIEFDGIYGFLIQNSSYIKIQDFIFDGIADSITQQQAEDAWGLYKDTNGVIHDLEAEMGIDITDPYIIGTSINQPSSSNNTIEKPIEYNGRALVANKSHHIEFIGNIIKNVPSAAIRAQQSDYITISKNKVYNNTFWTTQGVGAITISEATVRPSGDTFTGTKIIIAENEVYQNGNRLISWNPTKTFVHLEIDEGTGIFLTRNKDTYTHGEILIANNLSYKNGASGIVCHHTNDVTIEHNTVFYNATTKHGNPGGIGVNVSDNVKILSNISYSKSNKWALGILAEPVTNLVLDSNIVFNNSGSINVIRSTSSNPLTNGWNEVNPLFVDENNYDFSLSNSSTAVDNASIQSGQTTDFFGNSRDANPDIGAIEHISTLGIDDLLISSISIYPNPVKNILKVEGLTFMKSEIKIVNTIGQEFQNFNVIGNQSIDLSDLPSGLYIIKIKTFANKVYKQ